In Panacibacter ginsenosidivorans, the following proteins share a genomic window:
- a CDS encoding DUF2795 domain-containing protein, with the protein MFWTLELASHLIEAPWPATRDDLIDYAIRSGAPIEVIENLQELEDEEIYESMEEIWPDHPTQDDFLFNQDEY; encoded by the coding sequence ATGTTCTGGACACTGGAATTAGCCAGCCATCTAATTGAAGCACCCTGGCCCGCCACAAGAGACGATTTGATTGATTATGCGATTCGCTCAGGGGCTCCTATTGAAGTGATTGAAAATCTCCAGGAACTGGAGGACGAAGAAATATATGAATCCATGGAAGAAATATGGCCAGACCATCCGACACAGGATGATTTTTTATTCAACCA